The Alnus glutinosa chromosome 8, dhAlnGlut1.1, whole genome shotgun sequence DNA segment CACACCCAAGGCAGAGATGGAGGACAAGCCAAAGGGCTTCTTTTTCTGCTTCAACCAGTGCTATTAACCCCCTGAATAGTAAATAAGGATCGAAAGCTTTGTCTTCCCGTCCAAAGTGGCTCAAGGGAAGCTTAGTAGATAATAGGTTCTAGTCTCACAAATATATTGGATGACATGGTATATGTTTAAATGATCATTTAACATCTCATTGAAGTTTAGTACTGTTGTCAGATTTCTCTGCCTTGTGTGTATCTGATGCTACTGTTGAGTTTACCAAACACAGTAGGATGGTAGCTAGCTCCAAGTACGTGGCTCTATTATATAGTACTTTGCATATGCTAAATATACTGTTGTCATAACTGCTAACTAAAGTAAAATGTAAACTTCgaataataagaaaaagaaaaagaaagaaaagaagcattTGTTGGCAAAAGGCCCATCCAAAGGATCTTCTGATGCGGCAATTATAGTAAGTTGAGAGGGCCTAGAGCTAAGCTCCAAACAAGAGTAAAAAGATTGAAAATCAGGTGCCTCCCCCGAAAGTTCCCTTGAAGATAAATTTTGTTACGGCGATCCGCGACACTTTCTATTGGGACTCATCTGGAAAAACTCTATATGCTTGGACAAAAAAGCTCCCACTTAGAGATCCAACCGTGGGTGAAGCTAGAGCTGCATTACTCGCCATTAGGATCCGCAGTGGAGGAAGGGCTCAATAATATCAAAATAGAGGGTGACTCACAAGTGGTGATCTCTGCAGTGCTAACTAGGGCAACCACTGGAGTGGAAATTAGACCCTTTTATCTTTGAAGCCCGTCAGCTTTTACATGAtattcttgtttggtttttccaTAAAATTCATCGCAGTGCTAATTAAACAGTGCATAACCTTGCTAGATGGGTCATAGCATTCACATTGCGTCCTTGCCTCCTGTTGTCGTTTTTTGCCGTGTTTTCtgcttgtttttgtttgtaggaaatatatatatattgagaaaacATCATATCCATGGAAGAAAATAGCCCATGCGAAAAAGATTCATATCTTATTGTTTAGTTAGGATAAATAAAAATCACTCATTCTCACTCTCCGGAGATTGAGACATACGAAAATTGTTCGAATACAGAACAAGATCATATTGCTCTCTTTGTACAAAATCTCTCAAGTCAAGGCCGGCCACCATAGTGTTAAAGAATGCCTAAGTATCCTCTTGGTGCTACAACAGGCAGAAAAAATCCTTTTATAGTCTGACAATACATGTAGATCATATGGTTTACCAGTAGTCATTGCAAGAACATGATCCCTCTTTGAAATGATGGAAGCGATTCCGATCCCTAACAATGATTTCTCTATTATATACCTTTGAGATTAACTTTGTGGCATTGTGGCAGTCTGTACACACTCTAAGGTTCTTGGATATTCTGATTGTAGTTCCTGGTGGAGTTCTGATAAGACCAAAGGCAATGGCCAACTTCTCGCTATGGTGAGAGACTGAAGCTTCCGTATCATCTTCCTCAGCATCCAATCTCGCATCTGCTGGGTTGGGCACATAGCCGGCTGACTTTATCCGTTTTATCACGTCTTCTATTGCACTATAAATCTCCTTTAAGTGAGCATGCCCATTATCTTCGGAGAAAAATTCATGAACTACTCCATCTAACTCGATCAAGCTACCACCTGGTGGCTTTTTAATTCCCTTCTCCCGCATCTGACACCTCACCCTCAGTGCATCCTCACGTCTACCAACTGACGCATAGATATTTGATAGAAGTATGTAATCCCCACTATGAGCAGGCTCCAATCTGGTTATGCATCTAAATGATTCTTCCCCAATCTCAACATTTTTGTGAACCTTGCATGAAGCCAACAGTGTTCTCCAAACAACGGCATTGGGTTGGATGGGCATGTTCTTTATAAACTGATATGCCTCTTCAATTGACCCCATTCTACCAAGAATATCCACCATACAACCATAGTGCTCAATTCTTGGTTCAATACCAAAATCTTTACTCATACTGACAAAAAGACTTCGACCCTCATCAACCAGACCTGCATGACTACAAGCAACAAGAGCGACAAGGAAAGTTACATCATTTGGTTCAATATTCTTCTCCCGCATCAAATTGAAGAAATCAAGAGCCCTTTTCCCCTGTCCATTACTAGCAAGACTTTGAATCAGTGCTGTCCAAGTGTGGACATTTTTTGAAGTCATTTTACTAAAAACTTCAATAGAACTGTCTAGAGACCCACACTTCGCGTAGAAATCTATCAGTGCAGTTCCAAGGGTAACAGTgagcttcattttcttcttctttatataAAAATGGACCCATTTACCAGTTTCTATAGCTCCAAGGACAGCACAAGCATAAAGCACACTGACCATGGTGACCTCATTGGGCTCCACATTGGCCTTTTGCATGTCATGAAACAGATCAAGAGCCTCTCTACATCGATTTGCTTGACTATAACCAGAAATCATGGCACTCCATGCCACGACATCTCTTTGATCCATCTGATCAAACAGTCTTCGTGCAGTATCCACCTCACCACATTTCGCATACATATCAACAAGAGAAGTCATTAAGGGAAGGTTTTTCTCTAGTCCATTTGCCTCTATATGCTCACGAATCCACTCCCCCAATTCCAAATCAGCCAACCTCCCACATGCCGTCAAAACACTAATCATCGTAACCTCATCAAACCCAACTCCCAATTCTCTCATTCTACAAAACAGCCTCACAACCTCCTCCCAACACCCGCTCTTCGTGTACCCAGCAATCATTGAATTCCATGCAACAACACCCCTCTCCGACATTCCATCGAACACCTGACGACCAACCTCAACTCTACCGCAATTCGCATACACGTGAATCAAAGTGTTCTCAACAAACCCATTTGATCCAAACCCACGTTTCTCAATGTGGGCATGAACCTGTTCACTTTCACTTAACGCTCGTAGTCTAGAGCAAGCCTTCAAGATGCTAGGAAAAGTAAATTCATCGGGTTCTACCGAGCTTTCGAGCATTTTCTTGAACATAAGTACAGCCATATGAGGGGATTGCTTATATATGAGGCCCCTAATCATGATGTTGTAAGCCGACGAATCAGGTTCGTCCATTTCTCGGAAAATCGAGCGTGCATAGTCCATGGCGTTGGGGAGAAGTATGGCAGCAGATTCAAGAAGGTTCTCGACGATGGCCGGGTTGAGGACGAGGCGTGTTTTGATGAGGTGGGCATGGATTTGGTTGAGGTCTTTGGTCGTTCTACATTGTTGtagaattagggttttggggttttctGGGAACTGCGAAATGGTAGTTATGGCAGTTATCGGTCTCGCGGGAGAGATAGTAAGCGTAGAGGCCATTTTTGTGCTGGGCTTGAATGCCAGAAGCCGAAAAGATTGCCTGTAGAGCAGTTTATTCTAAACAATCAACTCAACCGCAAAATTTCTTTATACCTTTTGTGGAGATCTTTAGGCCAGGACCCGAAAAAGGTAACCGCATTCATGTCCAACTCAGTAAATTTATCTTcgttttgagaaatgttaggtATGCTTAAATTTTTATCAAGAGAGTTTTATTAACTGATGTGGAACTTCATAAGTGGCTCCACATCagtttaatattaaaataagttaaaaaatattttagttagataaagataaaaatgtccATTCCATCTATCGGTGAATATACCACGCCGAAAATTCCCGACCTCTCACCTCGATGACCTAATCTTCGGCCAGTCTGGTTGTGGAAGGGCCAGATCCCGGCCATCCCCGTTAGCCGACCGGGGAACGGCCAGATCCCGTCCATCCCTGCCGTTTGGTTCGGGTAACGGCCGGGATCCAGCCGTTTCTGGCCGGGGAACGGCCAAATCCCGTCCAGCCTGCCAGGATCTCGTTGTTCTGTCTGGGAACAGCTGGATCCCATCCTGCCTACCGGGATTCGGCCATTCTGTCCGGGAACGGCCAGGATCCGGCTTTTTTGGCCAGAGAACAGGGTCGCCGGCGAGAACTGGATCCGGCGATGGGAAGAGGATCTGGCCCATTTTTCTCAGGACtgatgaagggtatttttgtatttgtataaCATGCCACGTCAGTTAGTAAAactctctttgtaaaagtttaaatacCCCTAACATTTCtcctttgttttaattaaaaaatttatctttcGAAGCAAGTTGGCCATGGTTGCATGATAGCTAGCTAGGCAGGCAAAATATATGactaaatttgaaatttcactCTTACCGTCAAAGGTTTGGGATTAAATCAACGGTAAATGGATGTATTGTCCTTTATacacatataaaattaataaaaatacaaaattctaaaattacccttaaataaataaaaaataaataaataaagacaaaaacaaaaggaaaaaaaaaaaaaaaactcgtagCCGTGGGTTAGGTTCCCAAAAAagaggtattttaaaaattttcgcGTCTTTCACATTGGAATAGTGCTAGTTGATGAGAGTTACTtttgaaacacataaaaaaaatcaaatttatttggttattaattctctcaatttcaataAAATGGAACTAGATCTAGTATGAAGTGGCGATCAGAACAAATATGGATGGAACTTATAGCGGGTCTCGAAAAACAAGTAATTTATGGTCGGCCTCTATCCTTTTTTTAAGTTCATTAGGGTTCTT contains these protein-coding regions:
- the LOC133875510 gene encoding pentatricopeptide repeat-containing protein At1g08070, chloroplastic-like, with the translated sequence MASTLTISPARPITAITTISQFPENPKTLILQQCRTTKDLNQIHAHLIKTRLVLNPAIVENLLESAAILLPNAMDYARSIFREMDEPDSSAYNIMIRGLIYKQSPHMAVLMFKKMLESSVEPDEFTFPSILKACSRLRALSESEQVHAHIEKRGFGSNGFVENTLIHVYANCGRVEVGRQVFDGMSERGVVAWNSMIAGYTKSGCWEEVVRLFCRMRELGVGFDEVTMISVLTACGRLADLELGEWIREHIEANGLEKNLPLMTSLVDMYAKCGEVDTARRLFDQMDQRDVVAWSAMISGYSQANRCREALDLFHDMQKANVEPNEVTMVSVLYACAVLGAIETGKWVHFYIKKKKMKLTVTLGTALIDFYAKCGSLDSSIEVFSKMTSKNVHTWTALIQSLASNGQGKRALDFFNLMREKNIEPNDVTFLVALVACSHAGLVDEGRSLFVSMSKDFGIEPRIEHYGCMVDILGRMGSIEEAYQFIKNMPIQPNAVVWRTLLASCKVHKNVEIGEESFRCITRLEPAHSGDYILLSNIYASVGRREDALRVRCQMREKGIKKPPGGSLIELDGVVHEFFSEDNGHAHLKEIYSAIEDVIKRIKSAGYVPNPADARLDAEEDDTEASVSHHSEKLAIAFGLIRTPPGTTIRISKNLRVCTDCHNATKLISKVYNREIIVRDRNRFHHFKEGSCSCNDYW